The following are encoded together in the Leptospira langatensis genome:
- a CDS encoding protein-disulfide reductase DsbD family protein produces the protein MFSPKLFLLVLFFLSNSLFAQSEIVSESWLQSLNRWIEAGISGSEFTFHSVILLVLGGLMASLLPCVYPLYPITVGIIQARGEAGRGKLFHPLVYYLGLSFMYFCFGLAAGISGGAVNTVLRYPSTNLFLAIIIFLLGLASLGYLHLPIFRSKEWKGGEGWKGTFFLGMGAGFLSSPCVGPVVVAILIQITAGIQAVTVSSLALSAFKMSLFGFGLGLPFLVLGVFGLSLPKSGKWTKWIQIVLGFVVLYFSWLYYSKAMQLWSIPSELSVGILAAAVGILLTAYFYQSNQVHRTERMRKALLLTGLICSSVIFIRLASGNSLGDFKKDVLEEHGNLEWHRASDPAFQLAKNQDRLVFVDFYADWCSNCKAFEELTLADPDLNQALGKTVLLKVKDDDKDFVIYEQDPRFPELKIGLPFFVIFSSDGRVLFKTTNYLNTADMIRTIRGENIHASGE, from the coding sequence ATTTTTTCTCCAAAACTTTTCCTTCTAGTTCTTTTCTTCCTTTCTAACTCCCTTTTCGCTCAATCCGAGATCGTTTCCGAATCCTGGCTCCAGTCCTTAAATCGCTGGATAGAAGCCGGCATCTCCGGTTCTGAGTTTACCTTCCATTCCGTAATCCTTCTCGTGTTAGGAGGGCTTATGGCGAGCCTTCTTCCTTGCGTTTATCCTCTATATCCGATCACTGTGGGGATCATCCAAGCAAGAGGAGAGGCCGGTAGGGGGAAGCTATTCCATCCTCTCGTTTATTATCTAGGCCTTTCCTTTATGTATTTCTGCTTCGGACTGGCTGCGGGAATTTCGGGCGGAGCTGTAAATACCGTTCTTCGCTATCCAAGCACGAACTTGTTCTTAGCGATCATTATCTTTTTATTAGGCCTTGCTTCATTAGGATATTTGCATCTTCCCATTTTCCGTTCTAAGGAATGGAAGGGAGGAGAAGGATGGAAGGGAACCTTCTTCTTGGGAATGGGAGCTGGGTTTCTTTCTTCTCCTTGCGTGGGTCCGGTTGTGGTTGCCATTCTGATCCAGATCACTGCGGGTATACAGGCAGTTACTGTTTCTTCTCTTGCTCTTTCCGCATTCAAGATGTCCTTATTCGGTTTCGGTCTAGGACTCCCGTTCTTGGTCTTGGGAGTGTTCGGTCTTTCGCTTCCTAAATCGGGAAAGTGGACTAAGTGGATCCAGATCGTTCTCGGTTTTGTAGTGCTCTACTTTTCTTGGTTATATTATTCTAAGGCGATGCAACTGTGGTCCATTCCATCCGAGTTGAGCGTAGGAATTTTGGCTGCAGCAGTTGGTATTCTTCTCACTGCATACTTCTACCAATCCAATCAAGTCCATCGCACAGAAAGAATGAGGAAGGCGCTTTTGCTTACGGGCCTGATCTGTTCTTCGGTTATCTTTATTCGACTCGCGAGTGGAAATAGCCTGGGCGATTTTAAGAAGGATGTTTTAGAAGAACACGGGAATCTGGAATGGCATAGGGCCTCCGATCCGGCATTTCAACTTGCGAAGAATCAGGATCGATTGGTGTTCGTGGACTTCTATGCGGATTGGTGTTCTAACTGTAAAGCATTCGAGGAACTGACCCTAGCCGATCCGGACCTAAACCAGGCATTGGGGAAGACTGTCCTTCTTAAGGTGAAGGATGATGATAAGGATTTTGTAATATATGAACAAGATCCCCGTTTTCCGGAATTAAAAATTGGCCTTCCTTTCTTCGTAATCTTCTCTTCCGATGGAAGAGTTCTTTTTAAAACCACTAACTACCTGAATACCGCAGACATGATCCGCACAATTCGCGGAGAAAATATTCACGCTTCGGGCGAGTGA
- a CDS encoding M23 family metallopeptidase, with protein MNHQAKFEDRPGALERLKIKQLRFRSAWSKMKEKGSRKISFLLVPHDHEAVLNVEVSVFMACFLGALALALFLLASAFVVYMNFFFAPNRELIRETDNNVGLFLYYNSLLKDAKKEISGLEKKTEQLNLVAWDEVPWKRILTFDYVPEFSLTKDVPESSTNMNLYQDTVEGFAERNIELFKIKHAFQNAFDYLEERESILYAMPRGRPLKPGVGFVTSTFGGRVDPFGLVEMGEFHSGIDFAAGEGTPIYATAPGIIEDNGQSAGGLGKSIRINHLNGFYTVYGHCSVVLVTKGQLVNRGELIGHVGSTGKATGPHVHYEVHIGYDPPMDPAEFVNME; from the coding sequence ATGAACCACCAGGCAAAGTTCGAAGACCGCCCAGGAGCCCTAGAAAGGCTCAAGATCAAACAACTTCGATTTCGTTCTGCTTGGTCAAAGATGAAAGAAAAGGGCTCCAGAAAAATTTCTTTCCTGCTTGTTCCGCACGATCACGAGGCTGTGCTCAATGTAGAGGTCAGCGTTTTCATGGCCTGCTTTTTAGGGGCCCTGGCACTTGCTCTGTTCCTTCTCGCAAGCGCGTTCGTAGTGTACATGAATTTCTTCTTCGCCCCGAATCGGGAATTGATCCGAGAGACTGACAATAATGTCGGATTATTCTTGTACTACAACTCGCTTCTCAAAGACGCTAAGAAAGAAATTTCCGGATTGGAGAAGAAGACAGAGCAACTGAATTTGGTCGCCTGGGACGAGGTGCCTTGGAAGAGGATCCTAACCTTCGACTATGTTCCCGAATTCAGTCTTACTAAGGACGTGCCTGAATCTTCGACTAACATGAATTTATACCAAGACACTGTCGAAGGCTTCGCGGAAAGAAATATTGAGCTCTTCAAGATCAAGCATGCATTCCAAAACGCTTTCGACTATCTGGAGGAAAGAGAATCCATTCTCTATGCAATGCCTAGGGGGCGTCCTTTAAAACCGGGAGTGGGATTCGTGACTTCTACTTTCGGAGGAAGGGTGGATCCTTTCGGCTTAGTAGAAATGGGAGAATTCCATTCCGGTATAGACTTCGCAGCGGGAGAAGGAACTCCCATCTATGCAACCGCTCCCGGCATCATCGAGGACAATGGGCAGTCCGCAGGGGGCTTGGGAAAAAGCATCCGCATCAATCATTTAAACGGATTTTATACTGTCTACGGACACTGTTCCGTAGTCTTAGTAACCAAGGGTCAGTTGGTAAACCGAGGAGAGCTCATTGGACATGTGGGCTCCACTGGAAAAGCGACAGGCCCTCACGTGCATTACGAAGTTCATATAGGATACGATCCTCCTATGGATCCCGCAGAATTCGTAAACATGGAATGA
- a CDS encoding Cys-rich protein — translation MKKTILLTLVLAYSVFFGYSSLSAQSQACNQICDFYTNCVEAKKKLGAEDKTKVTAGCLNTCRKNYSAVTSCYESHNGQCAAFNTCLTSAYNSKSGK, via the coding sequence ATGAAAAAAACAATCCTCTTAACCCTAGTCCTTGCTTACTCCGTGTTCTTCGGATATTCCAGCTTGAGCGCTCAAAGCCAGGCTTGTAACCAGATCTGCGATTTCTATACGAATTGCGTAGAAGCTAAAAAGAAGCTGGGCGCAGAAGATAAAACCAAAGTTACCGCAGGCTGCCTAAACACTTGCCGTAAGAATTACTCCGCAGTCACTTCCTGCTACGAGTCTCATAACGGCCAATGCGCTGCATTCAATACCTGCCTCACCAGCGCTTACAATAGCAAATCAGGCAAATAA
- a CDS encoding prolipoprotein diacylglyceryl transferase, which produces MLDVIPIPGLVDFVRAYISRDWGGISTFSLMVVLAFLSASYLLPKELERRKLDPTHADWLLILGVFGTLVGAKIFFVFEIWDQVFVETPGFDGKYLYPLTHFNGFPGRPGLWSSLFSGSGLVFYGGFLFGILFISLYMINHKLDVKAYLDAAVPSMAIGYAIGRLGCFVSGDGCYGFATEVKIPLLVFTYWPTSAHPSGVPVWNTPIIESFISFLYFFYFQKWARFQNFKRFSLGAQYLILHGIARLGVEFLRVNKAVIPFMDPPQLVNIPSKDGNPAFLTGYYWHGFSQSQYISIAIILVGVFFLAKWKLWEKETQTA; this is translated from the coding sequence ATGTTAGACGTTATTCCTATTCCCGGACTGGTCGATTTTGTCCGGGCTTATATTAGTAGAGATTGGGGAGGCATTTCCACTTTCAGCTTAATGGTAGTGCTGGCCTTTTTATCCGCCTCCTACCTTCTCCCTAAGGAATTGGAAAGAAGGAAATTAGATCCCACTCATGCGGATTGGCTATTGATCCTTGGGGTCTTCGGGACTCTAGTCGGAGCAAAGATCTTCTTCGTATTCGAGATCTGGGATCAGGTCTTTGTAGAGACTCCGGGCTTCGATGGAAAATATCTCTATCCACTAACCCATTTCAACGGATTCCCAGGAAGACCGGGACTTTGGTCCAGCTTATTCTCCGGAAGCGGCCTAGTCTTTTATGGAGGATTTCTATTCGGGATCCTGTTTATCAGCTTGTACATGATCAATCACAAGCTGGATGTAAAAGCTTATTTGGATGCAGCTGTCCCGAGCATGGCAATCGGATATGCGATCGGGAGATTAGGATGTTTCGTCTCCGGAGATGGTTGCTACGGATTCGCTACGGAAGTGAAGATCCCTCTATTGGTATTCACCTATTGGCCTACAAGCGCACATCCTTCCGGGGTTCCTGTTTGGAATACTCCAATCATAGAGTCCTTCATTTCCTTTTTGTATTTCTTTTACTTTCAGAAATGGGCAAGATTCCAGAATTTCAAACGCTTCTCCCTAGGGGCTCAATATTTGATCCTACATGGGATCGCTCGACTCGGAGTGGAGTTCCTACGAGTGAATAAGGCCGTTATCCCTTTCATGGATCCCCCTCAACTCGTCAACATTCCATCCAAAGACGGAAACCCAGCCTTCCTGACTGGCTATTACTGGCATGGATTTTCCCAGTCCCAGTATATATCCATCGCAATCATTCTGGTCGGAGTCTTCTTCTTGGCGAAATGGAAGCTGTGGGAGAAAGAAACGCAAACAGCGTAG
- the glnA gene encoding type I glutamate--ammonia ligase: MAKNAAEVIAFAKANKVLFYDFRFTDIKGAWHHVSYHVDSVQEDTLKGLPFDGSSIPAWQPIHKSDMQLIPDPTSIFLDPFTADPTLVVFCDVWDIYKNQAYEKCPRSIAKNAVKYLKDSGIGDTVYFGPENEFFLFDGLKVRDAINIQYYELDSSEGIWNSHTDMPGSINTGHRPGTKGGYFPVAPVDSQVDLRADIVKTLHKIGMETFVVHHEVAQAQGEIGVKFGTLIEAADNVQKLKYVVKNVAHKWGKTATFMPKPLYGDNGNGMHCHQSIWKDGKNLFAGNGYQGLSELALNYTGGVLKHGKTVAAFTNASTNSYKRLLPGFEAPAILAYSAQNRSACARIPFVSGEKAKRVEFRFPDSSANPYLAFAALLMAGIDGIQNKIDPGPPREEDLFELSLDEIREKGIQQMPHTLREAVEHMLAGKEIFKKGNVFTEEFIQTYKAYKFETEIWPWEGRPHPFEFLTTYSC, from the coding sequence ATGGCGAAAAATGCCGCAGAAGTGATCGCTTTCGCAAAAGCGAACAAGGTTCTTTTCTACGACTTCCGTTTTACGGACATTAAAGGAGCTTGGCACCACGTTTCTTACCACGTAGATTCCGTACAAGAAGACACTTTAAAAGGACTTCCATTCGACGGTTCTTCCATCCCAGCTTGGCAACCGATCCACAAATCGGACATGCAGTTGATCCCTGACCCGACTTCCATCTTTTTGGATCCGTTCACTGCAGATCCTACTCTTGTAGTATTCTGTGACGTTTGGGATATCTATAAAAACCAAGCTTACGAAAAATGCCCTCGCTCCATCGCTAAAAATGCGGTGAAATACCTAAAAGATTCCGGGATCGGTGATACCGTTTATTTCGGACCAGAAAACGAGTTCTTCTTATTTGATGGTCTCAAAGTAAGAGACGCGATCAATATCCAATACTATGAATTGGATTCTTCGGAAGGTATCTGGAATTCCCATACCGATATGCCTGGTTCCATCAACACTGGACACCGTCCAGGAACCAAAGGTGGTTACTTCCCAGTAGCTCCTGTGGATTCTCAAGTGGATCTTCGCGCCGATATCGTTAAAACCCTACACAAGATCGGAATGGAAACTTTCGTGGTTCACCACGAGGTTGCTCAAGCTCAAGGAGAGATCGGAGTTAAATTCGGAACTCTTATTGAAGCGGCAGATAACGTTCAAAAACTGAAATATGTTGTTAAGAACGTGGCTCACAAATGGGGAAAAACTGCTACCTTCATGCCGAAACCTCTTTACGGAGATAACGGTAACGGTATGCATTGCCACCAATCTATTTGGAAAGATGGCAAAAACCTATTTGCAGGAAACGGATACCAAGGTTTGAGCGAGTTAGCTCTAAACTATACCGGTGGTGTATTGAAGCACGGAAAAACCGTAGCCGCTTTCACTAACGCTTCCACTAACTCTTATAAGAGACTTCTTCCTGGATTCGAAGCTCCTGCGATCCTAGCTTATTCGGCTCAGAACCGTTCTGCTTGCGCAAGGATCCCATTTGTTAGCGGAGAGAAAGCGAAACGAGTTGAGTTCCGCTTCCCAGATTCTTCTGCGAACCCTTATCTTGCTTTTGCTGCATTGCTTATGGCAGGAATTGACGGAATCCAAAACAAGATCGATCCGGGACCACCTCGGGAAGAAGATTTGTTCGAACTTTCTCTGGATGAGATCCGTGAGAAGGGTATCCAACAAATGCCTCACACTCTTAGAGAAGCGGTCGAGCATATGCTTGCTGGAAAAGAAATCTTCAAAAAAGGCAATGTCTTTACAGAAGAGTTTATCCAGACTTACAAGGCTTACAAATTTGAAACTGAGATTTGGCCTTGGGAAGGACGCCCGCATCCATTTGAGTTCCTCACTACTTATTCTTGCTAA
- the recJ gene encoding single-stranded-DNA-specific exonuclease RecJ — protein MPEHGPEFQKLPHSSFPGFTALQSHVFGTLFGPSTSKEILSQNLSDLPSPFLLPDMEEAVAILRSAVAEQKSILLYGDRDSDGVCSTSLLASFLRNIHQGKLTVKTSSEEDYGLCAPAMKFVRDVKPDLLVTLDFGTSNSAEIQELNQEGIQVIVLDHHEIPETIPSFCKLISPKRSDSKYPSQKICTSVLSWKLITAWLYSTLEESNILYWVPDGETFFSGTLVKKGIRLFKGDRSEAERHFPGPYTEWEKTSRGPFPEREVFYSQISKYPGILNQVLQNLDLASIGTITDMMPLTGENRILVKEGCSTLQRIKSGEYSHRPGLNRLLSQLDLNKKKVLSRDLGWSIGPALNAAGRMQKTETALSLLLSSSEKEAEGLATDLLKLNEERRERTKRNLFRVEGFLKRKRERTERAILFCYEPDFEPGVSGIVATRLVEQYKRPVIFIAPDHGHAKGSVRAYGEENVLNLLKKAEPIFHQFGGHKEAGGFSLSIDQIPKLAEILFQEASTWLEEERVAQTNQETKSLVSLLPQELREEIYEELGIFEPFGQENPAPLLSIRGAKILSYRPLSDGKHARFKILAAEDSIQCIVWNKAADFSNALRERGELDLWGYLEENTFRGKTNLQFVVDSFR, from the coding sequence ATGCCTGAACACGGCCCTGAATTCCAAAAACTTCCTCATTCCTCTTTTCCAGGATTTACCGCACTCCAGTCCCATGTGTTCGGAACCTTATTCGGTCCGAGCACAAGCAAAGAGATCCTATCCCAAAATCTTTCCGATCTTCCTTCTCCCTTTCTTCTTCCGGATATGGAAGAAGCGGTTGCGATCCTGCGATCCGCAGTGGCTGAACAAAAGTCCATTCTACTATATGGGGACAGGGATAGCGACGGAGTCTGCTCTACTAGCCTACTCGCTTCCTTCCTACGGAATATTCACCAAGGGAAATTAACAGTAAAGACTTCCAGCGAAGAAGATTACGGACTCTGTGCTCCGGCGATGAAATTCGTCAGAGACGTAAAACCGGATCTACTCGTTACCCTGGACTTCGGGACAAGCAATAGTGCCGAGATCCAAGAACTCAACCAAGAAGGAATTCAGGTGATCGTTTTAGACCACCATGAGATCCCGGAGACCATTCCTAGTTTCTGTAAACTGATCTCTCCGAAGAGAAGCGATTCCAAATATCCTTCCCAAAAGATCTGCACTTCTGTTCTTTCTTGGAAACTGATCACAGCCTGGCTTTATAGTACATTAGAAGAATCAAATATTCTTTACTGGGTCCCCGATGGAGAAACATTCTTTAGCGGCACTCTTGTGAAGAAAGGTATCCGCCTATTCAAAGGGGATCGTTCCGAAGCGGAGAGGCATTTTCCAGGCCCTTATACGGAATGGGAAAAGACTTCCAGAGGTCCGTTCCCGGAAAGAGAGGTATTCTATTCTCAGATCTCCAAGTATCCCGGTATCCTAAATCAGGTTTTGCAAAATTTGGATCTGGCTTCTATAGGGACGATCACGGATATGATGCCTTTGACAGGAGAGAATCGGATCCTTGTGAAAGAAGGATGCTCTACTCTACAAAGGATCAAATCGGGGGAATATTCCCATCGTCCCGGACTGAACCGCCTTTTGTCCCAACTGGATCTGAATAAGAAGAAGGTTCTTTCCAGAGATCTGGGCTGGAGCATAGGTCCTGCATTGAATGCTGCCGGAAGAATGCAGAAAACGGAGACTGCACTTTCCCTTCTTCTTTCTTCTTCCGAAAAAGAAGCCGAGGGACTCGCAACGGACCTTCTCAAATTAAACGAAGAAAGAAGAGAAAGGACCAAACGAAATTTATTCAGGGTGGAAGGATTCTTAAAGCGCAAACGGGAAAGGACGGAGAGAGCCATCCTATTTTGCTATGAACCGGATTTTGAACCCGGGGTCTCAGGAATCGTAGCCACAAGACTCGTAGAACAATACAAGAGACCCGTCATATTCATTGCACCGGACCACGGACATGCCAAGGGAAGCGTGAGAGCCTATGGAGAAGAGAACGTACTCAATCTTCTTAAAAAAGCGGAGCCAATCTTTCATCAGTTCGGAGGCCATAAGGAAGCGGGAGGATTTTCTCTTTCCATAGATCAGATCCCCAAACTCGCAGAGATCCTTTTCCAAGAAGCAAGCACTTGGTTGGAGGAAGAAAGAGTGGCGCAAACAAACCAAGAAACGAAGAGCTTGGTAAGTCTTCTTCCACAAGAATTGAGAGAAGAAATTTACGAAGAGCTCGGGATCTTCGAGCCTTTCGGTCAGGAAAATCCGGCTCCCCTTCTTTCTATCCGAGGCGCAAAAATACTATCCTACCGTCCACTCTCCGACGGAAAACATGCACGCTTCAAGATCCTAGCCGCAGAAGATTCTATCCAATGCATCGTCTGGAATAAGGCGGCCGATTTCTCCAACGCATTGAGAGAAAGAGGCGAACTGGATCTTTGGGGATACTTAGAGGAAAATACCTTCCGAGGAAAGACAAACCTTCAGTTCGTTGTGGATTCCTTCAGATAA
- a CDS encoding alginate export family protein produces MLKIELLPALDRQEQIYKPSYRLWIISFLCYISIGSVFAQTQDPKPADSVAQTESSAPAPAKSAEEKPATPAASTEVKEKEKEKPPAPPFKSPWKGKLDGELLSNLLLTPEHQDSVKKNSSLWLTDNLRFGFQIRPRFENYNNQDFDKSTNDSKNYVTQNTQFWTLLDINESFAVKFTIQDSRLYGQYKDPSGTGYGPTAFTNSIGTVYDTTKAPSNQVPVKNNTDIREAYVIWKDFLPNTKVYFGRQTFSYGDSRIIGSRNDSQLGNSFDGARIAFDTKTWSTHAGYAILAEESSGPNGFATANSQKVAGANSLNDTYLAFLYNSWKPSEEIVLDAYEIGVIKKYNTTTSKTLDPNTRTNGRDNLLTSGLRLSNRTASGRSLPAGKSWDWGLEYAVQTGSTGQQIDASWDQLHTTIGSGTNKHSAYKETVQHDASFFVAQTGYTYKGFRIGAQFARASGDPNRADGKSATWDPLFATRSGGFPYFDSGNGIANAAFWANVRTTSIHVQYYNEDYGRFIFAVYDIRKDKTQDAWYDGNRTQVTGSSGFDANGNFVAGKTVTGSTENYSNNPYLKNWQPGHRLMLEYDLIYIKKVSEYLSIWAGATVLYAGDAIKNQKQYNYEKTSTYYSFTLQFAI; encoded by the coding sequence ATGTTGAAAATTGAACTGCTTCCAGCCCTAGACCGACAAGAACAGATCTATAAGCCGAGTTATCGTCTTTGGATTATTTCCTTCCTCTGCTATATTAGCATAGGTTCAGTCTTCGCACAAACTCAGGATCCAAAACCGGCCGATTCGGTTGCACAGACGGAGTCTTCTGCTCCAGCTCCTGCGAAGTCTGCCGAGGAGAAACCAGCGACTCCGGCTGCTTCTACGGAAGTGAAGGAGAAAGAAAAGGAGAAGCCTCCGGCTCCGCCTTTTAAGAGTCCATGGAAAGGAAAATTGGACGGAGAGCTTTTGAGCAATTTGCTTTTAACTCCGGAGCACCAAGACTCCGTTAAAAAGAATTCTAGTCTTTGGCTAACTGACAATCTGCGTTTCGGATTTCAGATCCGTCCTAGATTCGAGAATTATAATAACCAAGATTTCGATAAATCCACGAACGATTCCAAGAACTACGTTACGCAAAACACTCAGTTCTGGACTCTTTTGGATATCAACGAATCCTTCGCGGTAAAGTTTACGATCCAGGACTCTCGTTTATACGGACAATACAAGGATCCAAGTGGAACCGGATACGGGCCCACCGCATTTACGAATTCTATCGGAACGGTTTACGATACTACTAAGGCTCCTTCTAACCAAGTACCTGTGAAGAATAACACGGATATCCGAGAAGCATATGTGATCTGGAAGGACTTTCTACCAAATACAAAGGTGTATTTTGGCCGTCAGACTTTCTCTTATGGAGATTCCAGGATCATTGGATCTCGAAATGATAGTCAGTTAGGTAACTCCTTCGACGGTGCAAGGATTGCGTTCGATACCAAAACTTGGTCGACTCACGCAGGTTATGCGATCCTCGCGGAAGAAAGTTCCGGTCCGAACGGATTTGCGACTGCAAATAGCCAAAAGGTCGCAGGCGCGAATTCCTTGAATGACACGTATCTTGCCTTTCTCTACAATTCTTGGAAACCTTCCGAGGAGATCGTATTGGATGCGTATGAGATCGGAGTGATTAAGAAATACAATACTACTACTTCTAAAACCTTGGATCCGAATACCAGGACCAACGGAAGGGATAACCTTTTGACAAGCGGCCTCCGCTTGAGCAACAGAACTGCTTCTGGGAGAAGTTTGCCTGCAGGTAAATCTTGGGACTGGGGTTTAGAATATGCAGTTCAAACGGGTAGCACAGGGCAGCAGATCGACGCTTCTTGGGACCAACTGCATACCACTATCGGAAGTGGAACGAATAAACATTCTGCATATAAGGAAACTGTGCAGCACGACGCTTCCTTCTTCGTGGCCCAAACCGGTTATACCTATAAAGGCTTTCGTATCGGTGCCCAGTTTGCAAGGGCTTCCGGGGACCCGAACCGTGCGGATGGAAAATCTGCTACTTGGGATCCTTTGTTCGCAACTAGATCCGGAGGATTTCCTTACTTCGATTCAGGGAATGGTATTGCGAATGCGGCCTTCTGGGCAAACGTCCGGACTACTTCCATCCATGTTCAATACTATAACGAAGACTATGGAAGGTTCATCTTCGCCGTGTATGATATTCGCAAGGATAAGACCCAGGATGCTTGGTATGACGGGAATAGAACGCAAGTCACAGGTTCCTCCGGTTTCGACGCGAACGGGAACTTCGTGGCAGGAAAAACGGTTACCGGTAGTACTGAGAACTATTCCAACAATCCTTACCTGAAAAATTGGCAACCTGGACATAGATTGATGCTCGAGTATGATTTGATCTATATCAAAAAAGTGAGCGAATATCTCTCTATTTGGGCCGGAGCAACCGTTCTCTATGCCGGAGATGCCATCAAAAATCAGAAGCAATACAACTACGAGAAAACGAGTACATACTACTCTTTCACGTTACAGTTTGCTATCTAA
- the pcnB gene encoding polynucleotide adenylyltransferase PcnB, with protein MKFLSNLFKKKIGSVDDILIYPEGKRFYRDSHPVRKSMIDEDAVKIIHRLHKFGYKAYIVGGGVRDLLLGRKPKDFDVVTNATPNQIKKIFNNCRIIGRRFKIVHILFKGKVIEVSTFRSLPEHRFEKHVEDQDYLIKRDNKFGTPQEDAARRDFTINALYYDIRNDSIVDYVGGYEDIQSRQLRVIGNPDISFREDPVRMLRAVKFAVLLGLKIDKGTSKSIKKNAFELEKASTSRMLEEYNKIFRTWRTSLIFEGMAQNHLLEVLFREAFEKERKKNPDFGDKFLETGIGRRLVIADKLLSEREELTPQIFYALLFCDLVQDATNKKGGHLVATLKQNLEPIFQRLGTPKKDKERLIKVFASQERFTHTEDDKASQNNFFRKKDFFYDAFYVFKINAIAENNDQALQSAFFWEISLRKRPVLPNSGGGGGGGKKESGGGRPNRNRRERDRGGRPDRGPRHNKQQSSDSSKAEKEDSFDSDDSQD; from the coding sequence ATGAAATTCCTGTCCAATCTCTTCAAGAAAAAAATAGGATCCGTCGACGACATTCTTATTTATCCGGAAGGAAAGAGATTCTACCGGGACAGTCACCCGGTCCGCAAGTCGATGATAGACGAAGATGCGGTAAAGATCATTCATCGTCTTCATAAATTCGGATACAAGGCTTATATCGTCGGCGGAGGAGTCAGAGATCTTCTTTTAGGTCGCAAGCCGAAAGACTTCGACGTTGTCACAAACGCAACGCCGAATCAAATTAAGAAAATCTTTAATAACTGTCGCATCATTGGTCGTCGCTTTAAGATCGTTCATATCCTTTTCAAAGGAAAGGTGATCGAGGTGAGCACCTTCCGTTCTTTGCCGGAGCATAGATTCGAGAAACACGTTGAGGACCAGGACTATCTCATTAAGAGAGATAATAAGTTCGGAACTCCGCAAGAAGACGCTGCGAGAAGGGACTTTACCATTAACGCGTTATACTACGATATCAGGAATGATTCCATTGTGGACTACGTAGGTGGGTATGAAGATATCCAAAGTAGACAGTTGCGGGTCATCGGAAATCCTGATATATCCTTTAGAGAAGATCCGGTGCGTATGCTTCGTGCGGTAAAGTTCGCGGTGCTTCTCGGATTGAAGATCGATAAGGGAACTTCCAAATCCATTAAGAAAAACGCATTCGAATTAGAAAAGGCTTCCACTTCTCGCATGTTGGAAGAGTATAATAAGATCTTCCGTACATGGAGGACTTCTTTGATCTTTGAGGGAATGGCCCAGAACCATCTCTTAGAAGTTCTATTCAGAGAAGCCTTCGAAAAAGAAAGGAAGAAGAATCCCGACTTCGGCGATAAATTTCTGGAGACAGGTATCGGAAGACGTCTGGTGATTGCGGACAAACTTCTCTCGGAAAGAGAGGAACTCACGCCTCAGATCTTCTATGCGCTCTTATTCTGTGATCTGGTCCAAGATGCTACCAACAAGAAGGGAGGGCATTTGGTTGCTACCCTCAAGCAGAACTTGGAACCTATTTTCCAAAGATTGGGAACTCCTAAGAAAGACAAAGAGAGACTCATCAAGGTATTCGCTTCTCAGGAGAGATTCACTCATACCGAGGATGATAAAGCCTCTCAGAATAATTTCTTCCGTAAGAAGGATTTCTTCTACGATGCATTTTACGTATTCAAGATCAATGCGATCGCGGAGAATAACGACCAAGCATTGCAATCCGCATTCTTCTGGGAAATCTCCCTCAGAAAGCGTCCAGTACTGCCGAATAGCGGTGGTGGTGGCGGAGGCGGTAAGAAAGAAAGCGGCGGCGGTCGTCCCAATCGAAATCGCAGAGAGAGGGATCGGGGGGGAAGGCCGGACAGAGGTCCTCGTCACAATAAACAACAATCTTCCGATTCTTCTAAAGCGGAGAAGGAAGATTCGTTCGACTCGGACGATTCCCAAGACTGA
- a CDS encoding bactofilin family protein gives MSEESIDTIIGEDIQFRGKLRFNNALKIKGQFKGTIETSGSLIVGETGRVEADIEAGTLEVEGDLKGNINAASKVSVRKTGKLVGDVRTPDLEIESGAKFSGNCIM, from the coding sequence ATGAGCGAAGAATCCATAGACACAATCATCGGCGAAGACATCCAGTTCCGCGGAAAGCTCCGATTCAATAACGCACTCAAGATCAAAGGCCAATTCAAGGGCACGATCGAAACCTCTGGCTCCTTGATCGTAGGCGAGACCGGTAGAGTTGAGGCGGATATCGAGGCTGGAACCCTAGAAGTCGAAGGTGATCTAAAGGGAAATATCAACGCTGCCTCCAAGGTCTCGGTTCGCAAGACCGGAAAATTAGTGGGAGATGTTCGTACTCCCGATCTAGAAATCGAGTCGGGAGCGAAATTCAGCGGAAACTGCATCATGTAA